The segment ttttaaactaattacacctactctaagccccctaataaaataacaaagccccccaaaataaataattccctaccctattctaaattaaaaaagttacaagctcttttaccttaccagccctgaacagggccctttgcggggcatgccccaaggaattcagctcttttgcctgtaaaaaaaaaacataccatacccccccccaacattacaacccaccacccacatacccctaatctaacccaaaccccccttaaataaacctaacactaagcccctgaagatcttcctaccttgtcttcaccataccaggttcaccgatccgtcctggctccaacatcttcatccaacccaagcgggggttggcgatccatcatccggtgctgaagaggtccagaagaggctccaaagtcttcctcctatccggcaagaagaggacatccggaccggcaaacatcttctccaagcggcatcttcaatcttcttccatccggtgcggagcgggtccatcttgaagcaggtgacgcggatccatcctcttcttccgttgtctcccgacgaatgacggttcctttaagggacatcatccaagatagcgtccctcgaattccgattggctgataggattctatcagccaatcggaattaaggtaggaattttctgattggctgatggaatcagccaatcagaatcaagatcaatccgattggctgatccaatcagccaatcagattgagctcgcattctattgcctgatcggaacagccaatagaatgcgagctcaatctgattggctgattggatcagccaatcggattgaacttgattctgattggctgattccatcagccaatcagaaaattcctaccttaattccgattggctgatagaatcctatcagccaatcggaattcgagggacgccatcttggatgacgtcccttaaaggaaccgtcattcgtcgggagacaacggaagaagaggatggatccgcgtcgcctgcttcaagatggacccgctccgcaccggatggaagaagattgaagatgccgcttggagaagatgtttgccggtccggatgtcctcttcttgccggataggaggaagactttggagcctcttctggaccttttcagcaccggatgatggatcgccaacccccgcttgggttggatgaagatgttggagccaggacggatcggtgaacctggtatggtgaagacaaggtaggaagatcttcaggggcttagtgttaggtttatttaaggggggtttgggttagattaggggtatgtgggtggtgggttgtaatgttgggggggggtatggtatgtttttttttacaggcaaaagagctgaattccttggggcatgccccgcaaagggccctgttcagggctggtaatatTACCCCTAacaagcttgtaacttttttaatttagaatagggtagggaattttttattttggggggctttgttattttattagggggcttagagtaggtgtaattagtttaaaattgttgtaatatttttcttatgtttgtaaatattttattattttttgtaacttagttcttttttattttttgtactttagctagtttatttaattgtataattaatttattgatagtgtagtgttaggttaattgtaggtaattgtaggtagtttatttaattaatttattgatagggtagtgttaggtttaattatatcttaggttaggatttattttacaggtaaatttgttattattttaactaggtaactattaaatagttcttaactatttaatagctattgtacctggttaaaataattacaaagttgcctgtaaaataaatattaatcctaaaatagctataatataattataatttatattgtagctatattaggatttattttacaggtaagtatttagctttaaataggaataagttatttaataagagttaatttatttcgttagattaaaattatatttaagttaggggggtgttagtgttagggttagacttagctttaggggttaatccatttattatagtagcggtgagctccggtcgtcagattaggggttaataattgaaggtaggtgtcggcgatgttagggagggcagattaggggttaatactatttatgatagggttagtgaggcgggttaggggttaataactttattatagtagcgctcaggtccgctcggcagattaggggttaataagtgtaggcaggtgtcggcgacgttgaggggggcagattaggggttaataaatataatataggggtcggcggtgttaggggcagcagattaggggtacatagggataacgtaggtggcggcgctttgcggtcggaagattaggggttaattattttaagtagctggcggcgacgttgtggggggcaggttaggggttaataaatgtaatacaggggtcggcggggttaggggcagcagattaggggtacataagtataacttaggtggcggtcggcagattaggggttaaaaattttaatcgagtggcggcgatgtggggggagctcggtttaggggtacataggtagtttatgggtgttagtgtactttagggtacagtagttaagagctttatgaaccggcgttagccagaaagctcttaactcctgctattttcaggcggctggaattttgtcgttagagctctaacgctcacttcagaaacgacactaaataccagcgttagaaagatcccattgaaaagataggctacgcaaatggcgtagggggatctgcggtatggaaaagtcgcggctgaaaagtgagcgttagaccctttaatcactggctccaaataccagcgggcggccaaaaccagcgttaggagcctctaacgctggttttgacggctaccgccgaactccaaatctaggccaaagtgttccCTGCCCTGATCTTCCTAATGCCTGCTCCCTATCACATGCAGAGCACAGAGAGTGAGCTGCCGGGCAGAGCCGCAAATCAAAGCCTAGGAATGGAGCAGATTTGCATAGGGTCCGATCAGAGCAGGGAACACTTTGTCTTTTGTTAGGTTGTAGGGAGAGGTCAGCCAAAGAATGTGGTGTTTAGTGACTGTTTAGTGACTGTTCCGTACACAACAGGGATAATGACGATCAGACAGCCAAGCACTGCAGTATAAGTTTTATGTGGCTGCAAATTACAGTTTTGTCCCTAGTGCATTGTTATATGgttttgtatataaatattatcAGATCTAATGACATGAAGCTGCAATGACACAGTGAACAAACTCCAGGAAACAATACATTACAAAACGTTTAAAGAAACTAAAACATAATAATTCTGACAAGCTGGTCCTCTCACAGACACACAGCTGTCATTCAATAACATCGGCTCCACTGAATGTATGAAGCTCGTTCACAAGGTTGCTGAGTACGAGCCTCATAGATTCAGTGGAGAGTGCTCTCTTGTCTCTTCGTATGTGCGGTAGTGGAAATGGATGCACACATCACGTGACATGGCATCAGCTGTAACGTGCGTTACAAGATGGCGGCTATCATTACTTTCAATCGGCGGTGGTTTAGGTAAGTATTTCAAACAGCAATAAATATGaaaaagctaatttaaaaaaagtaaaagcacAATAAAGATGCAAATCAGTaactatttaattttaaaaaaaaaacgtaatatgaGAAAccagaaggtgtttagggtccctttaactcctgttttttttctgtggctggtgttttgtcgttagatttctaacgctcacttcagccaagactctaaatactggcgttagaaagatcccattgaaaagataggatatgcaaatggcgtagggggatctgcggtatgaaaaagtcgcggctgcaaagtgagcgttagacccttacctgactgactctaaataccagtggtagcccaaaaccagcgttaggagcctctaacgctggttttgacggctaacgccaaactctaaatctaggcgtaaggttgcagaacttactttaataaaatgtggctaaaatacTGCAAGTCTGCATTTCTTCCTGGTTGCTCtatctgtaaggaagtgacagtggcacattccactgcacttagaggggaagaacagaactctctttttcactttagcaaagctagcagcttcacagggcagcaacaaaataaatgaaagttgtttttttccgtttttgttttgttttatatgatttaacatccagccccaaccctaacttccacttactaatgcctctcactggattggttcagcccaaataggactgcctcaaataagcagttaatgagccatgcaatgatcttaaccactttcatccagtaggtggcgcaggatgttgtgtaatggagggcagacctgcttgtgcctctccattgcacaacatgtagctgtgaaaaatatatttttgccaatatgagaggtgaagcactgcctcacctgcctctagtgactgcacatcactggtatatacacatattaacataaatatatatgtactagttctaaagcccgtgtacatggggcattttttgcagtacagcggtcccaccccttgctctctctctatcccccctcatttttgctctctctttctcccctctcttttgttctctctctcccctctcttttgctctctctccccccctctcttttactctctctctccccctgtattttgctctctctctcccccctctcttttgctctctctctcccccctctcttttgctctctctcttccccctctcttttgctctctctctcccccctctctttttctctttctccccctctcttttgctctctctccccctcgtttgctgtctctctccctctcttttgctctctctctctcccccacttttgctgtctctctccctctcttttgctctctctcttccctcctcttgtttgctctctctcctcatgtttgctctctcctctcgtttgttgtctctctcactctcttttgctgtctctctcccctctcttttgctgtctctctcccccctctcttttgctgtctctctccccttctcttttgtgctgtctcccctctcttttgcgctctctccccctctcttttgcgctctctccccctctcttttgctgtctctctccccctctcttttgcgctctctccccttctcttttgcgctctctcccctctcttttgcgctctctcccccctcgcttttgcgctctctcccccctcgcttttgcgctctctcccccctcgcttttgcgctctctctccctctctttcgcgctttctcccctctcttttgcgctctctcccccctctcttttgcactctctcccccctcttttgcgctctctcccccatctcttttgcactctctcccctctcttttgcgctctctccccctctcttttgcgctctctcccccctctcttttgcgctctctcccccctctctttgtgctttctcccccctctcttttgctgtctctctcccccatctcttttgctgtctctctccccctctattttgctgtctctcccccctgtcttttgctgtctctccccctctcttttgttgtctctctcccccctctcttttgctgtctctctccccccctctcttttgctgtctctctcccccctctcttttgctgtctctctcccccctcccttttgctgtctctctctcccctcttttttgctgtctctctcccccctctcttttcctgtctctctcccccctctcttttgctgtctctctcccccatctcttttgctgtctctctcccccccttccttttgctgtctctctccctcctctcttttgctgtctctctaccccctctcttttgctgtctctctaccccctctcttttgttgtctctctcccccctcccttttgctgtctcttccccctcacttttgctgtctctctccccctcccttttgctgtctctctcccccctcccttttgctgtctctatcccccctcccttttgctatctcaccccctcccttttgctgtctctctcccccctcccttttgctgtctctttcccccctcccttttgctctctctccccctcgtttgctgtctctctccctctcttttgctctctctctctctccctctctccctcttttgctttctctctccctctcttttgctctctctcttcccccctctcgtttgctctctctcctcatgtttgctctctctctctcctctcgtttgttgtctctctccctctcttttgctctctctcccccctctcttttgctgtctctctcccattctcttttgtgctgtctccccctctcttttgtgctgtctccccctctcttttgcgctctctccccctctcttttgcgctctctccccctctcttttgctgtctctctcccccctcttttttgctgtctctctcccccatctattttgctgtctctctccccctcccttttgctgtctctctacctcctctcttttgctgtctctctcacccctctcttttgctgtctctctcccccctctcttttgctgtctctctcccccatctattttgctgtctctctccccctcccctttgctgtctctttccctcctctcttttgctgtctctctcacccctctcttttgctgtctctctcccccctctcttttgctgtctctctccccctctcttttgttgtctctctcccccctcccttttgctgtctctctccccctcacttttgctgtctctctccccctcacttttgttgtctctctcccccctcccttttgctgtctctctccccctcacttttgctgtctctctccccctcacttttgctgtctctctccccctcacttttgctgtctctctcccccctcccttttgatgTTTCTctacccctcccttttgctgtctctctccccctctctttttctgtctctctccccctctctcttttgctgtctctttccctctctctatccaccctcttctgctctctctatccccattcTTTAGAACTCTCTGTCTCTCTGCAGCCACCCCAGCATCTGGCCCCACCCGGCCCCGCCCATGTCGCACCCATTCGCCCACGCCCATGTTGCaaccgcccagccacgcccactcaaCTACAcaatgccaggtcagttggaaggccaggtgtgtttgtcctcatgcgcagtctctactgcgcatgacagcttcagacaaacacacttggccttttattagataggatatacacatagtaacacataaatatatatgtatatacacatagtaacacataaatatatatgtatatacacatactaacacataaatatatatgtatatacacatattaacagataaatatatatgtatatacacataataacataaatatatatgtatatacacatagtaatacataaatatatatatgtatatacacatagtaacacataaatatatatgtatatacacatagtaacacataaatatatatgtatatacacatactaacacataaatatatatgtatttacacatatcaacacataaatatatatgtatatacacatactaacacataaatatatatgtatatacacacagtaacacataaatatatatgtatatacacatagtaacacataaatatatatgtatatacacatagtaacacataaatatatatgtatatacacatactaacacataaatataaatgtatatacacatagtaacacataaatatatatgtatatacacatagtaacacataaatatatatgtatatacacatagtaacacataaatatatatgtatatacatatagtaacacataaatatatatgtatatatacacatagtaacacataaatatatatgtatatacacatactaacacataaatatatatgtatataagcatttaaatactgtctgtgtatatatatatatatatatatatatatatatatatatatatttacagaaaacacacatatccccatagaccgcaatgtcaaGGCACCCAACACCCGCCAAGTAATCCCtataaactgctttgtgcagttatattttaatatttataaagatgctcattgttttttttattttacaaacaaacACACCAcagtatttggggggcaattggggcacatttagaaatttaaccagagatctgctCTCAGGTTAATTTCCAGAGCACTAATTGTTACCTcgagcttgcgatagcaataaccagacacttataatggctggttatttatcgaggAGAGCCCATGAACAGGCAAATTTGTCCTTTACAGGCActcaaattagcgctccacttgtaatctagcccttaatcacaAAGGTTGGTGAAAACTGTTATTTTGTTTGTTAGGTTATTCTACTGATTAGTTAGGATTGCTACATATTTAGTTTGCGCTCTAAAAGAGCCAGGCTtttgtttttagttgttttttaaatCACCTGTGACTGTGATTTAAAGCCAAGTGTGTCGTGTTTATTTGGGGCATAAAAACTGCTCTTTTATGCAATTTCAAGTCTGCAAATGTTTATACCCTAGAGAGAACCGTGTTGTTCGCCTAAAAACAGATATCCCATGTGATTGCTGTGTCACAatatatattatcttttttttttttttctacctgacATAACCCAAGCAAAATACTGCAAAAAAACAATAGAAGCAGAAGGTTTAGCCACCTTACCTTGGATCACAAGTTCTATTTCCCTAAAACTGTATCtagtaagtttggttaaatgtccATTACATGTGTAGCTACCAGCATCAGATAGACGTAAGTCCTTAAGAAGAAGTGACAAGTTCCCTTTGAGAAACTCTTTAGGGAAGAGCTGTGTTCTCCCCTGAAATTGTTTAGCCTGGTGATCTGCTTGAAACTTTCCTTCAAAAAAATGATGGACATTAAACTCTTCATGGTTCCATAAAACAACCAGGTCATCATATGAGAAGTCTTCTTCGTATGTAACAACACAGGGCAGCAGGACTTCCTCTTGTAAAATCCCTGTGATGAGCTCAGAGTTACATCCTGAAAATAAAGAAGATATTGGTCCCGGTGATTACATTATCCCCTTTATTTGAAAGTTTAATAAAGTCAAGGCTGAATTCCTCATAAAGCCCTAGATTAAACGTTGAGCACAAATATATTAGTGCTATGAAGCACTAAAACTGTTCATGGTAAAGTTATAgcactcttattcttgtgctcatattatacGTTGAAAAGTAAAATGCTAGTGGTCAAGCAAAAGCCTCCGGCGCTCTAATATCTA is part of the Bombina bombina isolate aBomBom1 chromosome 6, aBomBom1.pri, whole genome shotgun sequence genome and harbors:
- the LOC128662559 gene encoding V-set domain-containing T-cell activation inhibitor 1, with amino-acid sequence MLYLTHVVWILLSTVLLIPGCNSELITGILQEEVLLPCVVTYEEDFSYDDLVVLWNHEEFNVHHFFEGKFQADHQAKQFQGRTQLFPKEFLKGNLSLLLKDLRLSDAGSYTCNGHLTKLTRYSFREIELVIQARYGNECNESSALIPSLTIAFGCLVIFILIVLFRRKKRSRGTEGMTPKDQSPKGKKE